The following coding sequences lie in one Novipirellula aureliae genomic window:
- the nifJ gene encoding pyruvate:ferredoxin (flavodoxin) oxidoreductase: MENGFVTVDGNEATARVAFLTNEVIAIYPITPSSTMGELADAWAANEQENVFGSVPQVIEMQSEGGAAGALHGSLQGGALSTTFTASQGLLLMIPNMFKIAGELTSAVIHVAARSLATHALSIFGDHSDVMSVRSTGFALLSSASVQEAHDFAMISQAATLRSRVPFLHFFDGFRTSHEVNKIEPLSKEDVLSLIDMPSVWQHRERSLDPDRPVLRGTAQNPDVFFQAREAANPFYASTPDIVQVEMDRFAQKTGRHYKLFEYVGAADADRVMVLMGSGIGAAEEAVEAMNRSGEKVGLLKVRLFRPFDVSRCLAEIPDSAHRIVVLDRTKEPGAIGEPLYQDLVTAIAESYNPLSERTPLVIGGRYGLGSKEFTPAMVMAVFDELASDNPKRHFTIGIHDDVSLTSLPWDEDRFSEPEDVTRAVFYGLGSDGTVGANKNSVKIVGENTPLYAQGYFVYDSRKAGSTTISHLRFSSRPIQSTYLIRQASFVACHQFELLRRMDVLETAETGGTFLLNSPFSSDEVWEQLPLEMQKQIIDKQLKFYVIDAAKIARDVQLAGRINIVMQTCFFALAKVLPIDEAIVQIKKAVEKTYSKRGPAVVEKNLKAVDVTLDSLGQVTVPVATNSELHRLPPVPDFAPDFVKRVTGMIIAGQGDLLPVSAFPVDGTFPTGTAKYEKRNIAELIPVWDPDICIECGLCALVCPHAAIRTKQFDVMQLSGAPENFKVRFEKSKGDPKTAMTVQVTPEDCTGCGVCVDVCPAKSKESVKHKSIDMLPKSEHLEAEKERFEFFANIPERDRTELKSATVKGSQYMLPLFEFSGACAGCGETPYLKLLSQLFGDRMVVANATGCSSIYGGNLPSTPWTTNADGRGPAWCNSLFEDNAEFGLGIRLALDGKRNRAEHLLNRLSLEIGSELAGDVFKATQNNEREIQNQRQRIARLKELLKGNDSADANELSMIADSLVDRSMWIIGGDGWAYDIDFGGVDHVLSTGRNVNLLVLDTGVYSNTGGQASKATPRAATAKFAAFGREAHRKDMGQMAIAYGSVYVAQIAMGANPAQAIKAFHEAESFPGPSLILAYSHCIAHGIDMTTGMGHQKDLVKSGFWPLYRYDPRNARTGEHPFRLDSKKPTIPFKEVAMKEARFAMLARSKPERAKDLMQLAQRDIDETWKYYSQLAGVEREYTDLTP, translated from the coding sequence ATGGAAAACGGGTTTGTCACCGTCGATGGAAACGAAGCGACCGCCCGTGTTGCCTTTCTAACGAATGAGGTTATCGCGATCTATCCAATCACTCCCTCGTCGACGATGGGTGAATTGGCCGACGCTTGGGCAGCCAACGAACAAGAAAATGTGTTCGGCAGCGTTCCGCAAGTCATTGAAATGCAGAGCGAGGGTGGCGCCGCTGGGGCACTACACGGGTCACTTCAAGGAGGAGCCTTATCGACAACCTTCACGGCCTCGCAAGGCTTGTTGTTGATGATCCCCAACATGTTCAAGATCGCTGGTGAATTGACCTCGGCGGTCATCCATGTCGCTGCGCGCAGTTTGGCCACTCATGCACTTTCCATCTTTGGCGATCATAGCGATGTGATGTCTGTCCGCAGTACAGGCTTCGCGTTATTGTCATCGGCGTCGGTCCAAGAAGCTCACGATTTTGCCATGATTTCGCAAGCGGCAACCCTACGGTCTCGTGTTCCGTTTTTACATTTCTTTGACGGATTTCGAACATCGCATGAAGTCAACAAAATCGAGCCACTTTCCAAAGAGGACGTATTGAGCCTGATCGACATGCCGTCGGTATGGCAGCATCGCGAGCGGAGTCTCGATCCGGATCGGCCTGTCCTCCGCGGTACGGCACAAAACCCAGACGTCTTTTTCCAAGCGCGTGAAGCAGCTAACCCGTTCTACGCATCGACGCCGGATATCGTGCAAGTCGAGATGGATCGGTTTGCTCAAAAGACGGGGCGTCACTACAAACTGTTTGAATATGTGGGTGCCGCCGATGCCGATCGCGTGATGGTCTTGATGGGCTCGGGGATCGGTGCTGCGGAAGAAGCGGTGGAAGCGATGAACCGTTCGGGTGAGAAGGTTGGGCTATTGAAAGTCCGTTTGTTCCGTCCCTTTGACGTGAGTCGCTGCTTAGCAGAAATTCCCGATTCGGCCCACCGCATTGTCGTTCTCGATCGAACCAAGGAACCAGGAGCGATTGGAGAACCGCTCTATCAGGATCTCGTGACGGCTATCGCGGAATCATACAATCCGCTGAGCGAGCGAACGCCACTGGTCATCGGTGGTCGATATGGACTCGGATCGAAGGAGTTCACGCCAGCGATGGTGATGGCTGTTTTTGATGAATTGGCGAGCGACAATCCCAAACGGCACTTTACGATCGGCATTCATGACGACGTATCGCTAACCAGTTTGCCGTGGGACGAAGACAGGTTCAGTGAACCCGAAGATGTCACCCGCGCGGTGTTTTATGGACTCGGCAGCGACGGAACGGTAGGTGCCAACAAGAACTCGGTTAAGATCGTGGGCGAGAACACGCCGCTCTACGCTCAAGGCTACTTCGTCTACGATTCTCGCAAAGCCGGTTCGACAACGATTTCGCACTTGCGATTTAGCTCCCGTCCGATCCAGTCCACCTATTTGATCCGTCAAGCTAGTTTCGTTGCCTGCCATCAATTCGAATTGCTGCGGCGGATGGACGTGCTAGAGACCGCCGAAACCGGCGGCACGTTCTTGCTCAACAGTCCGTTTTCAAGCGATGAGGTCTGGGAGCAACTGCCGCTGGAAATGCAGAAGCAAATCATTGACAAGCAACTGAAGTTCTACGTCATCGACGCTGCAAAAATCGCTCGCGACGTGCAATTGGCTGGACGCATCAACATCGTCATGCAGACATGTTTTTTCGCCTTGGCAAAAGTGCTTCCGATCGACGAAGCGATCGTGCAAATCAAGAAAGCGGTTGAAAAAACTTACAGCAAACGAGGACCTGCCGTCGTCGAAAAGAATCTCAAAGCGGTCGACGTGACGCTGGATTCGCTTGGCCAGGTGACCGTTCCCGTAGCAACGAACAGTGAACTGCATCGCTTGCCTCCCGTGCCCGACTTTGCACCCGATTTCGTCAAACGGGTGACCGGGATGATCATTGCGGGCCAGGGCGACTTGCTGCCGGTGAGTGCTTTTCCCGTTGACGGCACCTTTCCGACGGGAACGGCAAAGTATGAGAAACGAAACATCGCAGAACTCATCCCTGTCTGGGATCCTGATATCTGTATCGAATGCGGGCTGTGTGCATTGGTGTGTCCCCACGCAGCCATTCGAACCAAGCAGTTCGACGTGATGCAATTGTCAGGCGCACCCGAGAATTTCAAAGTGCGTTTTGAAAAGAGCAAAGGAGATCCCAAAACGGCGATGACCGTTCAGGTCACCCCCGAGGACTGCACCGGTTGCGGCGTCTGTGTCGACGTTTGTCCCGCCAAGAGTAAAGAGTCCGTGAAGCACAAGTCGATCGACATGCTTCCCAAGAGCGAACATCTTGAAGCGGAAAAAGAGCGATTCGAGTTCTTTGCCAATATCCCAGAGAGGGATCGTACCGAACTGAAGTCGGCGACCGTCAAAGGGTCTCAGTACATGTTGCCGCTGTTTGAATTTTCAGGCGCATGCGCGGGGTGCGGCGAGACCCCCTATTTGAAACTGCTCTCACAGTTGTTCGGCGACCGGATGGTTGTCGCGAACGCGACCGGATGTTCATCCATTTATGGTGGCAACCTACCGTCGACACCTTGGACCACCAACGCCGACGGACGCGGTCCGGCTTGGTGCAATTCGCTGTTCGAAGACAATGCCGAATTTGGCCTTGGCATCCGTTTGGCACTCGATGGAAAACGCAACCGTGCTGAGCATTTACTCAACCGGCTCTCTTTAGAGATTGGCAGCGAATTGGCAGGCGACGTTTTCAAAGCGACGCAGAATAACGAACGCGAGATTCAAAATCAGCGGCAGCGGATCGCGCGATTAAAGGAATTGCTGAAGGGTAATGACTCGGCAGATGCAAATGAATTGTCGATGATCGCCGATTCGTTGGTCGACCGCAGTATGTGGATCATCGGCGGCGATGGATGGGCGTATGATATTGATTTCGGTGGTGTCGACCACGTTTTGTCGACAGGTCGAAACGTCAACCTATTGGTTCTCGACACAGGCGTTTATTCCAACACAGGGGGCCAAGCATCAAAAGCGACGCCGCGTGCAGCGACAGCCAAGTTTGCTGCGTTTGGACGCGAAGCCCACCGAAAAGACATGGGCCAAATGGCAATCGCCTACGGCAGTGTCTATGTGGCACAAATTGCAATGGGCGCCAATCCTGCTCAAGCGATCAAGGCGTTTCACGAAGCAGAATCATTCCCCGGTCCGTCACTGATTTTAGCTTACAGCCACTGTATCGCTCACGGCATTGACATGACCACAGGGATGGGACATCAGAAGGACTTGGTGAAGAGCGGTTTTTGGCCACTGTATCGATACGACCCACGAAACGCACGAACCGGCGAACATCCTTTCCGACTCGACAGCAAAAAGCCGACGATACCGTTTAAGGAAGTAGCGATGAAGGAGGCACGTTTTGCGATGTTGGCCAGGTCCAAGCCAGAGCGGGCGAAGGACTTGATGCAGCTTGCCCAACGCGACATCGACGAGACGTGGAAGTACTATTCCCAACTCGCGGGTGTCGAGAGAGAATACACTGATCTAACACCGTAA